The proteins below are encoded in one region of Sphingobacterium sp. R2:
- a CDS encoding AraC family transcriptional regulator, producing the protein MEFGVQRVIGVAQEPSEVTDATAKENYVVLFVSKGGCSIRINNQIKEIEEYCLVLIPKGIKIEANPDESRPFLIIYFSESFFARTAVDTAFLRNFKSFNTNEYNYHVLRVPMEYATYYEFVGMQLKLSKQNYNQVIYRDLAHNIVKQIVLLAAIYAEDRQSDELVGQSADIKLVRRFQELVEQYVKKEKRVAFYAQELNIATKKLTNLTKDVLRATPKELITEELLRVSKKLITESSLSIKQIAWELGYADVNNFSTFFLKETALTPTEYRKRWQG; encoded by the coding sequence ATGGAATTTGGAGTTCAGCGGGTCATTGGTGTAGCGCAGGAGCCTTCGGAAGTAACGGATGCAACAGCAAAAGAAAATTATGTGGTTCTTTTTGTATCAAAGGGCGGTTGTAGTATACGGATCAATAATCAGATTAAAGAAATTGAAGAATACTGTCTGGTGTTGATTCCGAAGGGGATAAAAATTGAAGCTAACCCAGATGAGTCCCGACCTTTTCTAATTATTTATTTTTCGGAAAGTTTTTTTGCCCGTACGGCGGTTGATACTGCTTTTCTGCGAAACTTCAAATCTTTTAATACAAACGAATATAACTACCATGTGTTGCGTGTGCCTATGGAGTATGCAACCTACTATGAATTTGTGGGTATGCAGCTTAAACTATCTAAGCAGAATTATAATCAGGTGATATATCGCGATTTGGCTCACAATATTGTTAAACAAATTGTACTCTTAGCTGCGATATATGCTGAAGATAGACAGTCGGATGAACTGGTGGGGCAGAGTGCAGATATAAAGCTCGTAAGACGTTTCCAGGAGTTGGTAGAGCAGTATGTAAAAAAAGAAAAACGTGTAGCTTTCTATGCTCAAGAGCTAAATATCGCAACTAAAAAACTAACTAACTTAACGAAAGATGTGCTAAGGGCCACGCCAAAAGAGCTGATCACCGAAGAGTTGCTTCGAGTGAGTAAAAAGCTGATTACTGAATCATCACTCAGCATTAAGCAGATTGCTTGGGAGCTCGGTTATGCAGACGTTAATAACTTTAGTACATTTTTTTTAAAAGAAACGGCCTTGACGCCAACTGAGTACCGTAAACGTTGGCAAGGATAA
- a CDS encoding LruC domain-containing protein produces the protein MCNIKSFNLFLVGLAGITLFGASCSKVKDLYNDTTAGSDSSSLFPAGVNVPTDFMWNSTRAVDVRVAVDDKFSGKYFYRVEFFDNDPTLGSGANVLAAGQAKSGQDFVGKLMIPTLAKYIYLRETSPLGVAAISMIEVGQQNAINVGGISAGSASKASVLRGAKTSTTLASGSLRAAAVEATPVVVPSDAIALSGNSTISVESNKSYVVKSGVTFTGRIDANNGTSNVKIYVQGAWKNTSFELNLGSNNGLYITQAGSIDLVNVTQNTVGGFVNYGSASLSKMETKNNTLYVNYGTLTADKADITNGNFTNYGVATIQNLSSTTNGTVVRNEGTLTVQNATLTNATLEAVCHTVINSLTTNGATISVAQGALLSLDKLDAGGTKINLAAASILDVKTLAKFNSQASTMTGPTSGQALARLKKVDVSNQWMAITYGGNLEVACSDHTANAQWSTYYVVNSPAKLVPYDKSTVVIQGTSCNAGGNNASGGNPTDQTVTEVNLGTYSYAFEDNWPSIGDYDMNDFVVDVAITKVQNAANKVTKVKLINKIRSVGAKNRLAAAIQLDGVLATNVKSVKYSNTNLVGQNLPLGSNGVESNQKYAVITICDDAHRAFGISDTQFISTVNGSYQPVESEVVIEFTTPLDNFTYADLNSFIVTNGYKVNSRSEIHLVGYKGTDKMNKALVENQTSKGRLSANDPFKSSKGEPWGLCVPVSFIYPNEYKKITGVYPKFEGWALSGGSQNLDWYLK, from the coding sequence ATGTGTAACATAAAAAGCTTTAATCTCTTCTTGGTGGGTCTTGCGGGGATTACGCTCTTCGGGGCAAGTTGTTCGAAAGTAAAGGATTTGTACAACGATACTACTGCAGGCTCCGATTCTTCATCCTTATTTCCTGCTGGCGTTAATGTCCCAACTGATTTTATGTGGAATTCGACACGCGCTGTCGATGTGCGCGTTGCAGTTGACGATAAATTCAGCGGTAAATACTTTTATCGGGTGGAGTTTTTTGATAATGATCCGACGTTGGGTAGTGGGGCGAATGTGTTGGCTGCGGGTCAGGCAAAATCCGGGCAGGATTTTGTTGGTAAGCTCATGATTCCAACACTCGCAAAATATATTTATTTAAGAGAGACTTCTCCACTTGGTGTTGCCGCAATCAGTATGATTGAAGTGGGGCAGCAAAATGCGATCAATGTGGGTGGCATCAGCGCGGGTTCGGCTAGTAAAGCGAGTGTTTTGCGCGGCGCTAAGACGAGTACGACGTTGGCAAGTGGCAGCTTAAGAGCGGCAGCGGTGGAAGCTACACCGGTTGTAGTTCCTTCCGATGCAATAGCGCTATCGGGCAATTCAACTATTTCTGTCGAGTCTAATAAATCGTATGTAGTTAAATCTGGTGTAACCTTTACAGGTAGAATCGATGCGAACAATGGTACTAGCAATGTAAAAATTTACGTGCAGGGGGCATGGAAAAATACAAGTTTTGAATTGAACCTTGGAAGCAATAACGGACTTTATATTACGCAGGCGGGTTCCATTGACCTCGTTAATGTAACGCAGAATACGGTGGGTGGCTTTGTCAATTATGGATCGGCTTCACTTTCCAAAATGGAGACAAAAAATAATACGCTGTATGTCAATTATGGTACGCTTACTGCGGATAAAGCAGATATCACTAATGGTAATTTTACCAACTATGGGGTGGCTACAATCCAAAATCTGAGCAGTACTACAAACGGTACGGTGGTGCGTAATGAGGGAACGCTTACTGTACAGAACGCTACCTTGACGAATGCAACGTTGGAGGCTGTTTGTCATACAGTAATCAATTCATTGACGACCAATGGTGCGACAATTTCGGTGGCTCAAGGCGCTCTATTAAGTTTAGATAAATTAGATGCCGGTGGTACGAAAATCAATTTAGCAGCAGCTTCTATTTTGGATGTGAAGACTTTGGCTAAATTTAACAGCCAGGCGAGCACCATGACTGGACCGACTTCGGGTCAGGCATTGGCCCGTCTCAAAAAGGTTGATGTAAGCAACCAGTGGATGGCCATTACGTATGGTGGTAACTTAGAGGTAGCTTGCTCAGATCATACAGCTAACGCACAATGGAGTACATATTATGTGGTCAATAGTCCAGCGAAATTGGTTCCTTACGATAAGTCGACCGTAGTGATTCAGGGGACTTCTTGTAACGCCGGTGGTAATAACGCTTCTGGTGGCAATCCGACAGACCAAACTGTTACTGAGGTTAATTTAGGTACTTATTCGTATGCATTTGAAGATAATTGGCCGTCGATTGGGGATTATGATATGAATGACTTTGTGGTGGATGTAGCAATTACGAAAGTGCAGAATGCAGCTAATAAAGTTACTAAGGTTAAATTGATAAATAAAATTAGATCTGTTGGGGCTAAAAATAGATTAGCTGCAGCTATTCAGTTGGATGGAGTATTAGCGACTAACGTAAAATCCGTAAAATATTCAAATACAAACTTGGTTGGACAGAACTTACCTTTAGGTTCAAATGGTGTCGAGTCTAATCAGAAGTACGCCGTGATTACAATTTGTGATGATGCGCACCGTGCCTTTGGTATTTCAGATACGCAATTTATTTCTACGGTAAATGGTAGTTATCAGCCTGTTGAATCCGAGGTTGTCATAGAGTTTACTACACCTTTGGATAATTTTACATATGCTGATTTGAACTCATTTATTGTCACAAATGGATATAAAGTGAATTCTCGAAGTGAAATTCATTTGGTTGGATACAAAGGTACAGATAAAATGAACAAAGCCTTGGTTGAGAATCAAACTTCAAAAGGACGACTTTCTGCTAATGATCCATTCAAATCATCTAAAGGGGAGCCTTGGGGATTATGTGTTCCAGTATCTTTCATTTATCCAAATGAGTATAAGAAAATAACTGGAGTTTATCCGAAATTTGAAGGATGGGCGTTGAGTGGCGGTTCTCAGAATCTCGATTGGTATTTGAAGTAG